One genomic region from Delphinus delphis chromosome 14, mDelDel1.2, whole genome shotgun sequence encodes:
- the PLAGL1 gene encoding zinc finger protein PLAGL1 isoform X1: protein MATYPCQLCGKTFLTLEKFTIHNYSHSRERPYKCLQPDCGKAFISRYKLMRHMATHSPQKSHQCAHCEKTFNRKDHLKNHLQTHDPNKMAFGCEECGKKYNTMLGYKRHLALHAASSGDLTCGVCALELGSTEVLLDHLKAHAEEKPPSGAKEKKHQCDHCERCFYTRKDVRRHLVVHTGCKDFLCQFCAQRFGRKDHLTRHTKKTHSQELMKESLQSGDLLNTFHSLSPQFQLKAAPLPPFPLGAPAQNGLASGLPAEVHSHTHGPSEQTSQPVPALPELLAPLHPVASPSSPPPPLQNHKYNTSSTSYSPLASLPLKADTKGFCNTNLLEDLPLQEPQSPHKLNPGFDLAKGGAGKVNLPKELPADAVNLTIPASLDLSPLLGFWQLPPPATQNAFGNSSLTLGPGESLPHRLSCLGQQQQDPSLAMSTMSLGQLPLPPIPHVFPAGTGSAILPHFHHAFR from the exons ATGGCCACCTACCCCTGCCAATTATGTGGCAAGACGTTCCTCACCCTGGAGAAGTTCACTATCCACAATTATTCCCACTCCAGGGAGCGACCTTACAAGTGCTTGCAGCCAGACTGTGGCAAAGCCTTCATTTCCAGATATAAATTAATGAG GCACATGGCTACCCACTCGCCCCAGAAATCCCACCAGTGCGCTCATTGTGAGAAGACTTTCAACCGCAAAGACCACCTGAAAAACCACCTCCAGACGCACGACCCCAACAAAATGGCCTTTGGGTGCGAGGAGTGCGGGAAGAAGTACAACACCATGCTGGGCTACAAGAGGCACCTGGCCCTGCACGCGGCCAGCAGTGGCGACCTCACCTGCGGGGTCTGTGCCCTGGAGCTAGGGAGCACGGAGGTGCTGCTGGACCACCTCAAGGCCCACGCGGAAGAGAAGCCCCCGAGTGGAGCCAAGGAGAAGAAGCACCAGTGCGACCACTGCGAAAGATGCTTCTACACCCGGAAAGACGTGCGGCGCCACCTGGTGGTCCACACAGGCTGCAAGGACTTCCTGTGTCAGTTCTGTGCCCAGAGGTTTGGGCGCAAAGACCACCTCACGCGACACACCAAGAAGACACACTCACAGGAGCTGATGAAAGAGAGTCTGCAGTCCGGAGACCTTCTGAACACCTTCCACTCCCTCTCTCCGCAGTTCCAGCTGAAGGCCGCCCCACTGCCTCCTTTCCCTTTAGGGGCTCCTGCACAGAACGGGCTTGCAAGCGGCCTGCCAGCTGAGGTACACAGCCACACCCACGGCCCCTCGGAGCAAACCTCCCAGCCTGTGCCAGCGCTGCCAGAGCTCCTGGCCCCGCTCCACCCCGTAGCATCCCCcagctctcctcccccacccctccagaaTCACAAGTACAACACCAGTTCTACCTCATACTCCCCACTTGCAAGCCTGCCCCTCAAAGCGGATACTAAAGGATTTTGCAATACCAATTTGCTTGAGGACTTGCCTCTGCAAGAGCCTCAGTCACCTCACAAGCTCAACCCAGGTTTTGACCTGGCCAAGGGAGGTGCTGGTAAAGTAAACCTGCCCAAGGAGCTACCTGCAGACGCTGTGAACCTAACAATACCTGCCTCTTTGGACCTTTCCCCTCTGTTGGGCTTCTGGCAGCTGCCCCCTCCTGCTACCCAAAATGCCTTTGGGAATAGCAGTCTCACCCTGGGGCCTGGGGAATCTCTGCCCCACAGGTTAAGCTGTCTGGGGCAGCAGCAACAAGACCCCTCACTCGCCATGAGCACTATGAGCCTGGGccagctccccctgccccccatcccccatGTTTTCCCAGCTGGCACTGGTTCAGCTATCCTGCCTCATTTCCACCATGCATTCAGATGA
- the PLAGL1 gene encoding zinc finger protein PLAGL1 isoform X2, whose product MATHSPQKSHQCAHCEKTFNRKDHLKNHLQTHDPNKMAFGCEECGKKYNTMLGYKRHLALHAASSGDLTCGVCALELGSTEVLLDHLKAHAEEKPPSGAKEKKHQCDHCERCFYTRKDVRRHLVVHTGCKDFLCQFCAQRFGRKDHLTRHTKKTHSQELMKESLQSGDLLNTFHSLSPQFQLKAAPLPPFPLGAPAQNGLASGLPAEVHSHTHGPSEQTSQPVPALPELLAPLHPVASPSSPPPPLQNHKYNTSSTSYSPLASLPLKADTKGFCNTNLLEDLPLQEPQSPHKLNPGFDLAKGGAGKVNLPKELPADAVNLTIPASLDLSPLLGFWQLPPPATQNAFGNSSLTLGPGESLPHRLSCLGQQQQDPSLAMSTMSLGQLPLPPIPHVFPAGTGSAILPHFHHAFR is encoded by the coding sequence ATGGCTACCCACTCGCCCCAGAAATCCCACCAGTGCGCTCATTGTGAGAAGACTTTCAACCGCAAAGACCACCTGAAAAACCACCTCCAGACGCACGACCCCAACAAAATGGCCTTTGGGTGCGAGGAGTGCGGGAAGAAGTACAACACCATGCTGGGCTACAAGAGGCACCTGGCCCTGCACGCGGCCAGCAGTGGCGACCTCACCTGCGGGGTCTGTGCCCTGGAGCTAGGGAGCACGGAGGTGCTGCTGGACCACCTCAAGGCCCACGCGGAAGAGAAGCCCCCGAGTGGAGCCAAGGAGAAGAAGCACCAGTGCGACCACTGCGAAAGATGCTTCTACACCCGGAAAGACGTGCGGCGCCACCTGGTGGTCCACACAGGCTGCAAGGACTTCCTGTGTCAGTTCTGTGCCCAGAGGTTTGGGCGCAAAGACCACCTCACGCGACACACCAAGAAGACACACTCACAGGAGCTGATGAAAGAGAGTCTGCAGTCCGGAGACCTTCTGAACACCTTCCACTCCCTCTCTCCGCAGTTCCAGCTGAAGGCCGCCCCACTGCCTCCTTTCCCTTTAGGGGCTCCTGCACAGAACGGGCTTGCAAGCGGCCTGCCAGCTGAGGTACACAGCCACACCCACGGCCCCTCGGAGCAAACCTCCCAGCCTGTGCCAGCGCTGCCAGAGCTCCTGGCCCCGCTCCACCCCGTAGCATCCCCcagctctcctcccccacccctccagaaTCACAAGTACAACACCAGTTCTACCTCATACTCCCCACTTGCAAGCCTGCCCCTCAAAGCGGATACTAAAGGATTTTGCAATACCAATTTGCTTGAGGACTTGCCTCTGCAAGAGCCTCAGTCACCTCACAAGCTCAACCCAGGTTTTGACCTGGCCAAGGGAGGTGCTGGTAAAGTAAACCTGCCCAAGGAGCTACCTGCAGACGCTGTGAACCTAACAATACCTGCCTCTTTGGACCTTTCCCCTCTGTTGGGCTTCTGGCAGCTGCCCCCTCCTGCTACCCAAAATGCCTTTGGGAATAGCAGTCTCACCCTGGGGCCTGGGGAATCTCTGCCCCACAGGTTAAGCTGTCTGGGGCAGCAGCAACAAGACCCCTCACTCGCCATGAGCACTATGAGCCTGGGccagctccccctgccccccatcccccatGTTTTCCCAGCTGGCACTGGTTCAGCTATCCTGCCTCATTTCCACCATGCATTCAGATGA